In Aedes albopictus strain Foshan chromosome 3, AalbF5, whole genome shotgun sequence, the genomic window acgtttcgtggccttgttgtttacgatttggacttgggAAAATTTCGTCGGCTTTCCTTAGGCAGTGTGATTGAATTCAAAAGGTGAGTTTGTGCGCACTGGGAAGTGTGCTAATTTATTACTTACTGCTAAGATTTCACCAAGAGCTTTTCctcgaattctttcaggaattatcggCGGTTCCCGTCTACAATCGTCCATTACAGTATCGCTGCCTGTCAGGACTTCGGATCGACGATTCACGCCGACAAGGTCAAGTTCCAAATCAACTTGGATGTGCAGCAACTTAGATATTTTGGTGAAGGCCTTCGACCAAGCCTCCGACaacgcatcatcatcatcgagggGGACACATCAAGAAGCAGGACGATTATGGATACCTACATCTCCCAATACTTCATTCAGCGCTACTCCCTTCCACCGGAACTCGATTTCAACCAGATCAATTCGTCGATTTCGTCGCACGGCATCTTGACGATTTCGGCTCCGAAGAGGGCAGTTGCGGATGCGGAAGGCCACAAGTCGATTCCGATCGTTCAGACAGGCCAACCGCTGAAGAGAATCAGTGTCGATCACGTAAAGAAGGAGAGCATAACCCACAAATCTTAGTGGAGTGGTGGTCTTTTATTGTTGCAACAATTTACATGATCAGGACACATTGTTCGCATAGTACTTGTTAAAAATAAGCTGAATAAATGATATCAATTAGTGATTGAATTCCTTTCGGAGTTTCATCAGGATTTTCGTTCGCGATTTCTCCAGTTCTTTcatgatttctcccagagttcctcctggggttcctaaGGGAgcacctccggagattcttctaggggcttgttcagaatttcttcttatgttccctctgggattcttccaggaggtccTACTGACAGCCCTTAAAAGGATCCAACAGGAATAACCCTAGAAGTTCTTTCCGGGAATCCCTTTtgggattactctaggagttccttccgagattccttttgatatttccctggaaatacttctagggattgctacataaattccttccgtagtttctccaaaaatgtatttcaggtttcctccagaagttcattctggaattcctcaaggagcaccTTCAGAGATTGTATATGGGGTTAattcaggatttcttcataagCTCCCTCTGGGGATACCTACAGAGGTTCCACCTAGGATTCCTCTAGTAGTTTATTTTGTGATTccaccgggaactccttcagggattccttcagagattctttccgggatttctccaaataatcTTTTTAAGACAAATTCAGAAAACCCTCGCgggcttcttccaggagttcctttagttgTTTTCCGAGGAGTTCTTTCTTATGAGCAGTTTctaaattcctctaggtgttccatctggaattcctcaaggagagtAAGTAATAAATTAGCACACTTCCCAGTGCGCACAAACTCACCTTTTGAATTGAATCACACTGCCTAAGGAAAGCCGACGAAATTttcctaagtccaaatcgtaaacaacaaggccacgaaacgtcaaagacttagaaaaatttatcatagcaaccgccgtatgcactgccctataggctATCGTAAAATAATAACTTCATGACATaaccttaatgctagaactaggtaactcgaaatttgacgtttttgagttaaatataccattatatcgagctttttgagctctataatatatccaaagaccaatgaaataaGATTATAAACgacaaaaatattcaccattttcaaaactaggtatcttagtgtagaatacaagaactcaTATCTCTTTCCAAccgcacaggttaaaagctatcggaCGCTTGAACGTGTAAATGTTACTATGTAGTCATTATTTTGTTAttagattgaaaatctactactgtttttcaATTTAGACCTAACAACTTAACTTTTGCTTGTAGTGATTTATCTAAAAATTGTAATTGTTCGTAggaaattattttatgaacatttatAGCAAACTCAGTAATTACTcgttaatttcaatatgtgaccccttttaaatttgcatactgcaacaagaaaactgGAAAGAATAATATCAACAGAGGTAAAAGCTACACCCAAAACAAGGCGCGCATATTCCGTGCATAAACGCGCACGATGCAAGCGCAAAAGTAGcttgtcggcggtagaagcacttttccgcgcttatttgatggtgcgcctgcgcgcacaaaaattcgagtagtatttttgaccacacattgacAAACTGCAATGTGTGGGTGCCATCTGTTGCTATGGGGTTGTGAATGTATTAGTGTGCATTAGCTTTTGCGTCACTAATACATACAAAACGTGCATAGCAAAAATTGGGAATGTGTGAGTGTCTCCCGGTCCGAGATCGAGCGGAATGACAGTAGTTTGTTGTGATTGGAATCCGGACGGCCGCCGTCGTCCGGCAAAAGCGACAAAAAAAAGCGTTTTTGGGATTGTTATTGCCTGTGATTTTTCGCTGTGCGAATCCGGTTCGTGACCCGTACCGGAACACGGTCCGTCGTGCGCGTCGAGTGTAAATGCCCGTTTGCCGTCCGCGAGTGTGAGATTAATTAGGAAAGGCCGCAGCAGAGTTTTGGATAACCAGTAGCAGCAAACCTCCAGCACCGATCCCCCGTCGACAGTAAAGCAGACCGGAGGAAAAAAAGGATGAAGGGCAAGGCGACACTCAAAGATTTGAACCAGTGAATCAGACAATTGAACAAGTGCAATTGAAGAGTGCAATTGACCGCAACCCAAGTGAAAAACCTGTGTGATAAAACAAATGAATGTTGGCAAAGGAGATAAAATGTCCGGTGACAGTGTGTGGCGATTTGCACGGTCAGTTCCACGACTTGATGGAGCTCTTCCAGATAAGCGGACGATCGCCGGACACTATTTATCTGTTCATGGGCGATTACGTTGATCGCAGCTATTACTCAATCAAAACAGTGACCCATGGTGCTAAAGGTTCGATAGCGTGAGTGAATCACAATCCTGCGCGGTAATCACGAGTCCCGCCAGGCCACACAGGTGTAAGGTTTCTACGATGAGTGCTTACGGAAGAACGGCAACCCGCACGTTTGGAAGTATTTTACCGACCTGTTTGACTATCTCCCGCTGACGGCCCTGGTCGACGGTCAAATCTTCTGTTTGCATGGCGGTCTCAGTCCCTCGATCGACACGCTGGACTACATCCGGGCCTTGGACAGATTGCAGGAAGTACCTCACCAGGGACCCACGTGTGATCTCTGGTCCGATCCGGATAACCGGGGCGGCTGGGGCATATCGCCACGAGGCGCTGGTTACACCGTCGGCCAGGACATTTCGGAACTTTTCAATCACTCAAATGGTCTGACGTTGGTATCTCGGGCGCATCAGCTTGTTATGGAAGGCTACAACTGGTGCCACGATCGTAATGTGGTTTAACAATATTCTCTGCACCAAACTACTGTACATACTGTTATCAATGCGGTAACCAGGCAGCATTAATGGAATTATACGATTCTTTGAAGTTTTCATTCCTACAATTTGATCCAGCTCCACGTTGCGGCGAGCCTCACGTGACCAGAAGAATACCGGACTATTTCCTTTAAGAATATATTATTATAACGAATATTGTAATACACACTACAgattaaataaacaaaataatactcctaataataaaaaatataaataattataggcaaatattattatttaattCAAAGAAGAATAACATTCGTGAAAAAGTTTATTACAGACTTGCAAGGAAAAAAAAAGGTTAATAAGACGCGTAAATCGTATTACACGAATGAACTTACTTAGATAAAAAGAAAaagaacgagaaaaaaaaacggaattaaAACACTGCAAGTGGGGGTCTCTACTGCAGTGCCTTTAAATATTATTCTATGTTATTTCTGCGCAATGCTATTAGACAGTTCGGCACCaatatttcaaaagggcgtaactgcatttacaaccaatgccttctcacaaagctgtggagcgtatcccatccctctcgagcaatccactagcacaaatagaaagataaaatcctcctctttcgattaatggatgtgaattgcgtgagatgaatgaaatacgacccagagctctgtgagaaggcattggatgcaaaagcagttacgcccttttgaaatgttggtgccgagttaTTCTTATGTTTTTTGTTACCGTCGATGATGGTGACAATGGGTCGgaggggcgagattgggtcaaaacattatctgaaatatttcATCAAGTATTGCTAATATCGAATCAATAATTGAATTGTGGCATCCTCGTAGTTGCCATCAGTTCCTGTCATGAAATTGAGATTCTAGAGCAATTAGctaataaatcatcgaaaaatgcTTGAAATGAAGACCTTTTTAAAATGATAGTTTTGAGGCTCGATGAAACATCCCTCAGACAATCTAtacctatatataaaaatgagtttgaagtccctttgaggcaacaaaagtcacgaacggctgaaccgataagaatgaatcttgcatggttagattcgtattcatagtggctgtgttt contains:
- the LOC134291337 gene encoding protein lethal(2)essential for life-like translates to MYYRAVHTAVAMINFSKSLTFRGLVVYDLDLGKFRRLSLGSVIEFKRNYRRFPSTIVHYSIAACQDFGSTIHADKVKFQINLDVQQLRYFGEGLRPSLRQRIIIIEGDTSRSRTIMDTYISQYFIQRYSLPPELDFNQINSSISSHGILTISAPKRAVADAEGHKSIPIVQTGQPLKRISVDHVKKESITHKS